Proteins from a single region of Hydra vulgaris chromosome 12, alternate assembly HydraT2T_AEP:
- the LOC105843251 gene encoding uncharacterized protein LOC105843251 isoform X2, with product MNKCYSGHSNCLLLPEHYRVLGDQTILDWRRILYFLGVDCDKVSLNEQDCVNRRITDSREIAYRGYVLWQREVSKKASFCKLFPALKKAGRKDLVDHFKKETDDSHLNPIFMQSTAKLFGREKELNELVEFCTSSSSKLLVLSGLPGVGKSVLLRNGIKIAHEKTLNICFIMPMFLMNCAETNLDDVAAAILEEINPGKNILQYRVAFLRNKLINITCQTVLVLEVDQLNIKPEGELQFWSFIREVLSVNKSLLKIIITTTDIPDLSQINHIKCVEIYLKGLDMANAAELLREISPNLLLSQYDKIFQICGGNPFMLTKLAAHVKVLSNHELNAFFNKEINYSLKHAMKRTDFKRDMSLIFDKLELDEKIALAKICCFSERIKIDSALRLFGEEVKSTLTHLSTTHCLLERSECGRYYRLSQITRTFIEEYSRNNPILSTALFQAKTDYIIDKLNLLLEYDKLFFCPSQLTNVNSRIVQSYQNRCITCTSMSRCCCILPCILQGSFQRKKCLIIRSIKLGLGHNKTVFAKAVQVCFQTLHFLKNYLASEELCTLYDMVYTKVSERGSELQLAAANASKVLIKVYHNVPYETIKSISRLTDSINCLEKHRHALPLNYLEFLSDYYLSRAYLRGNYNNQFKAALKDIKKGRIILKNLTRTSKVTIELLSSYGYEAD from the exons ATGAATAAATGTTATTCTGGCCATTCTAATTGTCTCTTACTTCCCGAGCACTATAGAGTGCTTGGTGACCAAACTATTCTTGACTGGCgaagaattttatattttcttggCGTCGATTGTGATAAAGTTTCATTAAATGAACAAGATTGTGTAAATAGAAGAATTACAGACTCTCGTGAAATTGCATACCGAGGTTATGTCCTGTGGCAAAGAGAAGTATCAAAAAAAGCATCTTTTTGTAAGCTGTTTCCGGCATTGAAAAAGGCAGGACGAAAAGATTTAGTTGATCATTTTAAGAAAGAAACTg atgacaGCCATTTAAATCCAATATTCATGCAATCAACTGCCAAGCTTTTCGGGAGAGAAAAGGAGTTAAATGAGCTGGTTGAATTTTGTACTTCTTCATCAAGTAAGTTATTAGTTTTAAGTGGTTTACCAGGTGTAGGTAAATCAGTCTTACTTAGAAATGGCATAAAAATTGCtcatgaaaaaactttaaatatttgttttattatgcCAATGTTTTTAATGAATTGTGCTGAAACAAATCTTGATGACGTTGCAGCTGCTATTCTAGAAGAAATCAATCCTGGTAAAAATATTCTTCAATATCGTGTTGCATTTTTGcgaaataaattgataaatatcacTTGTCAAACTGTTTTAGTATTAGAAGTTGATCAATTAAACATTAAGCCAGAGGGAGAATTACAGTTTTGGTCTTTTATTCGAGAGGTTTTGAGTGTTAACAAAAGCttgctaaaaattattataactacaACTGATATTCCAGATCTTTCtcaaataaatcatataaaatgtgttgaaatatatttaaaaggtttAGATATGGCAAATGCTGCAGAACTTCTCAGAGAAATTAGTCCTAATTTATTGTTAAGTCAATATGATAAGATCTTTCAAATATGTGGGGGAAATCCATTTATGTTAACTAAGCTTGCTGCACATGTTAAAGTTTTAAGTAATCATGAgcttaatgcattttttaataaagaaataaactatTCCTTAAAACATGCAATGAAAAGAACTGACTTTAAAAGGGATATGAGTTTGATATTTGATAAACTTGAACTTGATGAAAAAATTGCTCTTGCTAAGATATGCTGTTTTAGtgaaagaataaaaattgattCTGCTTTGCGTTTATTTGGTGAAGAAGTTAAATCAACTCTTACACATTTATCTACCACTCACTGTTTATTAGAACGAAGTGAATGTGGCAGATATTATCGTTTGTCACAAATCACAAGAACATTTATAGAAGAATATTCTCGAAACAATCCAATTTTAAGCACAGCTTTGTTTCAAGCAAAGACTGATTATATCATCGATAAATTAAACTTACTTCTTGagtatgataaattatttttttgtccaTCTCAATTAACCAATGTTAATAGTCGTATAGTTCAAAGCTATCAAAATCGTTGTATTACATGCACTAGTATGAGTAGATGCTGCTGCATCCTGCCATGTATTCTTCAAGGAtcttttcaaagaaaaaaatgtttgattataCGATCTATAAAGCTGGGCTTAGGTCACAATAAAACAGTATTTGCTAAAGCTGTTCAGGTATGTTTTCAAACTCTCCActtcttgaaaaattatttagcatCTGAGGAGCTATGTACACTTTATGACATGGTCTACACTAAAGTTAGTGAAAGAGGTAGTGAACTTCAATTAGCAGCAGCTAATGCAAGTAAAGTTCTTATCAAAGTTTATCACAATGTGCCCTATGAAACTATAAAGAGTATCTCTAGACTTACAGATTCAAttaattgtttagaaaaacaTAGGCATGCACTGCCACTTAATTATCTAGAGTTTCTTTCAGACTATTATTTAAGTCGTGCATATCTGCGAGGTAATTATAACAACCAGTTCAAAGCTGCTTtgaaagatattaaaaaaggaagaataattcttaaaaacttAACTCGTACATCAAAAGTTACTATAGAGTTACTATCTAGTTATGGTTATGAGGCTG